The following are encoded together in the Chaetodon auriga isolate fChaAug3 chromosome 6, fChaAug3.hap1, whole genome shotgun sequence genome:
- the LOC143322555 gene encoding uncharacterized protein LOC143322555: MFLSNSSAAESQPHKSTSLKVTTIPDDPTQPQPTGFRCSFCKGKFRKQQELERHIRILHKPYKCTLCEFAASQEEELIGHVETMHITADSGSGQKTVIGAGDKRKLVGEFSCMVCGQTFSQAWFLKGHMRKHKDSFEHCCQICGRRFKEPWFLKNHMKVHLNKLAGGKIDRCPLSSDYTTAQTASLGFHLDRYHFPHWQNSRDLSSPLQPTSSSSSPNSNPKLRPGSREDWSPSEDHYLGYDSQSENALLMNKQSNLTDKDAEVEGFSPTQTRRSQYEPLDLSLRPESVTSHSAMSPAVSVQVSGVFSNGLSTSITRQLKSYSNAAAELSVKESANFQGPGEKKHDKPEPWRKAGAEYTISSLENLTPGQANHFHYQGGLLSFLRSQGHMSSTPANSHKASLNGVGDVEKDVASAMLPCSQITAITLLGSHSSAGTAPTAPPRRAT, from the exons ATGTTCTTATCCAATTCTAGTGCTGCAGAGAGCCAGCCACATAAATCCACATCTCTTAAGGTGACTACCATCCCTGATGATCCCACCCAACCCCAACCCACTGGTTTCCGCTGCTCATTCTGTAAGGGAAAGttcaggaagcagcaggagctTGAGCGCCACATCAGGATCCTACATAAACCCTATAAATGCACCTTGTGCGAGTTTGCTGCCTCACAAGAGGAGGAACTCATTGGCCATGTTGAGACGATGCATATAACTGCTGATTCAGGCTCAGGGCAGAAGACTGTGATAGGGGCTGGTGACAAGAGGAAGCTGGTTGGTGAATTCTCCTGCATGGTGTGTGGCCAGACCTTCAGTCAGGCCTGGTTCCTGAAGGGTCACATGAGGAAGCACAAGGACTCTTTTGAGCACTGCTGCCAAATCTGTGGCCGTCGATTCAAGGAACCCTGGTTTCTCAAGAACCACATGAAGGTCCACCTCAATAAGCTGGCTG GTGGGAAAATTGACAGATGTCCCCTCTCCAGTGACTACACCACTGCACAGACAGCTTCCCTCGGCTTTCATCTGGATCGTTACCACTTTCCCCACTGGCAAAATAGCAGGGATCTTTCCTCTCCACTGCagcccaccagcagcagctccagccccAACTCCAACCCCAAGCTCAGACCCGGATCCAGGGAAGACTGGAGCCCATCTGAAGATCACTACCTTGGTTATGATAGCCAAAGTGAAAATGCCCTTCTCATGAACAAGCAGTCCAACCTCACTGACAAAGATGCAGAAGTAGAGGGCTTTTCACCTACTCAGACTAGGAGGTCCCAGTATGAACCTTTAGATCTGTCCTTGAGGCCAGAGTCTGTCACATCTCATTCAGCTATGTCTCCTGCTGTATCGGTACAGGTGTCTGGTGTTTTTAGTAATGGACTGTCCACTTCCATTACCCGCCAGCTGAAAAGTTATTCCAATGCTGCAGCTGAACTAAGTGTGAAAGAAAGTGCCAattttcagggtcctggtgaGAAGAAGCACGACAAGCCTGAACCTTGGCGCAAAGCTGGGGCTGAATATACCATCTCCTCTCTGGAGAACTTGACTCCAGGACAGGCCAATCATTTCCATTACCAAGGCGGCCTGCTCTCTTTCCTCAGATCCCAGGGCCACATGAGCAGCACACCTGCCAATTCACACAAAGCTAGTCTGAATGGTGTGGGGGACGTGGAGAAAGATGTTGCATCAG CAATGTTGCCGTGTTCCCAGATCACAGCAATCACTTTG cttGGAAGCCATTCCAGTGCAGGTACTGCCCCTACAGCGCCTCCCAGAAGGGCAACCTGA